A portion of the Edaphobacter bradus genome contains these proteins:
- the ligD gene encoding DNA ligase D, whose protein sequence is MATARAAKKSSKKTAGREASEAADAVDEQLERYRSMRNFDVTAEPSGGSSKRQRKSEGLPFCVQKHAASHLHYDFRLGWNGVLKSWAVAKGPSYVVADKRLAVQVEDHPIEYGGFEGIIPRGQYGGGTVMLWDQGTWEPQQGHTDIEAGLHDGSLKFVLHGTKLKGKWALIRMGGKWANEKKPNWLLIKEHDDFERRPHDPPITEDAPDSAITGRTMEEIARNEDHVWNSKDTAKGGKAWFRQETKAATPSVSLNLEKNLKGLPIEAQPKFVPPELAKMATVPPSGKGWLHELKLDGYRMQARKDGERVQMLTRTGFDWTSRMRAIASEVGKLPVDNVTLDGEVVVVRPDGTTSFADLQASMQEGARHTLTYFCFDLLHVNGRNTRGLPLRERKRLLSAILENSEVDTLRVSEHMEQGGPELLKEACKLGAEGIISKRADSLYTAGRGSDWLKMKCLHEQELVVGGYTLPTSGIHGVGALVLGYYKDGDLIYAGRTGTGFTQKTHSMLRDRLEKLERATSPFASVPDDARKGVHWVKPEIVVEVRFSTWTADNLVRQSAFLGVREDKPAAEVVRETAGPQPKEARHRKKASKVSVKELMPMREDCEHAPVRLTHPSKLLDAESGLTKQMLADYYWAIAAWMLPHLTGRPLSLVRCPDGAGHPCFFQKHVTATLPEGIGGVEVADKNGKVEPYITLDSAEALAGLAQMGVLEVHPWGSRNDDLERPDRLIFDLDPDEALPWRRVTEAALELKDRLKQMGLENFVKTTGGKGLHVVVPVDPEMEWPAAKEFAHSVVLGMEKASPSLYLTKMTKAARKGKIYLDYLRNERGATAVAAYSPRARLGAAVSMPLSWDELKAADERPVFRAADFPKWKTRLKKDPWKEIERVRQRVRLEPETGAGRLRASA, encoded by the coding sequence ATGGCGACAGCCAGGGCGGCGAAAAAGTCCTCAAAGAAGACGGCAGGGCGCGAAGCTTCGGAAGCTGCCGACGCTGTCGACGAGCAGCTTGAACGCTATCGCTCAATGCGGAACTTCGACGTGACGGCTGAGCCTAGTGGGGGTTCGTCCAAACGGCAGCGTAAAAGCGAAGGACTTCCCTTCTGTGTCCAGAAGCACGCAGCCTCGCATCTGCACTATGACTTCAGGCTGGGATGGAATGGGGTTCTAAAGAGCTGGGCAGTTGCGAAGGGGCCAAGCTACGTCGTCGCAGACAAGAGGCTCGCGGTGCAGGTGGAGGACCACCCCATCGAGTATGGAGGATTCGAGGGGATCATCCCGCGAGGGCAGTATGGCGGCGGCACAGTGATGCTGTGGGACCAGGGAACATGGGAGCCACAGCAAGGGCACACCGACATCGAAGCGGGACTGCACGACGGCAGCCTCAAATTTGTCCTGCACGGCACGAAGCTCAAGGGAAAGTGGGCGCTGATCCGGATGGGCGGCAAGTGGGCGAATGAGAAGAAGCCCAACTGGCTGCTGATCAAGGAGCATGACGACTTCGAACGCCGCCCCCATGATCCTCCCATCACAGAGGACGCCCCTGACTCCGCGATTACCGGAAGGACGATGGAGGAGATCGCCCGCAACGAAGACCATGTATGGAACTCAAAGGACACGGCGAAGGGTGGGAAGGCGTGGTTTCGTCAAGAGACGAAGGCTGCCACGCCCTCGGTAAGTCTGAACCTCGAGAAAAACCTGAAGGGGTTGCCCATAGAGGCGCAGCCGAAGTTTGTGCCTCCTGAACTGGCGAAGATGGCGACAGTGCCACCCTCGGGCAAAGGATGGCTGCACGAGCTGAAGCTGGACGGATACAGGATGCAGGCACGCAAAGATGGCGAGCGCGTGCAGATGCTGACACGCACCGGGTTCGACTGGACATCGCGGATGCGGGCGATCGCAAGCGAAGTGGGAAAGCTTCCCGTGGACAACGTAACTCTGGACGGCGAGGTTGTCGTGGTGAGGCCGGATGGGACGACAAGCTTCGCGGACCTGCAGGCCTCGATGCAGGAAGGTGCCCGGCATACGCTGACGTATTTCTGCTTCGATCTACTGCATGTTAATGGACGGAACACGAGGGGGCTTCCGTTACGTGAGCGGAAGAGGTTGCTGTCCGCGATTCTTGAGAACTCCGAGGTAGATACCCTTCGGGTGAGTGAGCATATGGAGCAGGGTGGGCCGGAGCTGTTAAAAGAGGCCTGCAAGCTGGGCGCGGAAGGAATCATCTCAAAGCGAGCCGATAGCCTCTACACCGCAGGTCGCGGTAGCGACTGGCTGAAGATGAAGTGCCTGCACGAACAGGAGCTTGTTGTCGGCGGCTACACTCTGCCGACGAGCGGGATTCATGGTGTGGGCGCGCTGGTGCTGGGCTACTACAAGGACGGCGACCTGATCTATGCAGGCCGTACCGGGACGGGGTTCACGCAGAAGACGCATAGCATGCTGCGCGACAGGCTGGAGAAGCTGGAACGAGCGACCAGCCCTTTCGCCAGCGTGCCTGACGATGCGCGGAAGGGCGTGCATTGGGTGAAGCCGGAGATAGTGGTGGAGGTACGATTCTCGACCTGGACTGCGGACAATCTTGTGCGACAGTCTGCGTTTCTTGGGGTTCGCGAGGACAAGCCTGCTGCTGAGGTCGTTCGCGAGACGGCCGGTCCGCAACCCAAGGAGGCGCGACACAGGAAGAAGGCATCCAAAGTGAGTGTGAAGGAGCTGATGCCCATGAGAGAGGATTGCGAGCATGCGCCTGTGCGGTTGACGCACCCGAGCAAGCTGCTCGATGCAGAGTCCGGCCTGACAAAACAGATGCTCGCTGACTATTACTGGGCAATCGCAGCGTGGATGTTGCCGCATCTCACCGGCAGACCGCTGAGCCTTGTGCGTTGCCCAGATGGCGCCGGGCATCCGTGCTTCTTTCAGAAGCATGTCACTGCAACTCTTCCTGAAGGAATCGGCGGTGTGGAGGTTGCCGACAAGAACGGCAAGGTTGAGCCTTACATCACACTGGATTCAGCAGAAGCGCTGGCGGGACTCGCGCAGATGGGTGTGCTCGAAGTCCACCCATGGGGGTCGCGCAACGACGATCTGGAGCGGCCTGACCGGTTGATCTTCGATCTCGATCCGGATGAGGCTTTGCCTTGGCGCAGAGTGACCGAGGCGGCGCTGGAGCTGAAGGATCGCCTGAAACAGATGGGGTTGGAGAACTTTGTGAAGACTACTGGCGGCAAGGGTCTGCACGTAGTCGTTCCGGTTGATCCCGAGATGGAATGGCCCGCAGCCAAAGAGTTTGCCCATAGCGTGGTACTTGGCATGGAGAAAGCAAGCCCTTCGCTGTACCTGACGAAGATGACGAAGGCGGCGCGGAAGGGAAAGATCTATCTCGACTACCTGAGAAACGAGCGAGGCGCAACGGCGGTAGCGGCCTATTCTCCGCGGGCCCGGCTTGGGGCTGCGGTGTCAATGCCGTTGAGCTGGGATGAGTTGAAGGCAGCTGACGAACGCCCTGTGTTTCGAGCAGCAGACTTTCCTAAGTGGAAGACACGACTAAAGAAAGACCCGTGGAAAGAGATTGAGCGCGTGCGGCAACGCGTGCGCCTGGAACCCGAAACTGGCGCCGGCCGTCTGCGGGCCAGCGCCTGA
- a CDS encoding dimethylarginine dimethylaminohydrolase family protein, translated as MSTRPIEITSALPPLVTARRTYLMCPPTLYDVDYVINPWMSGNVHLSSRERAIEQWNHLYRELTAIADVELIQPQSGSPDMVFTANAGLERNGTVVLSGFFHPERQAEEHHFRSWFQSSGYNVLEVPREIPFEGEGDALFSSEGTRLWAAHGPRSVMASHTHLVRAWGVEVIALHLVDPRFYHLDTCFAPLEDGFVMYYPQAFDAPSLVKIEAFYPSEKRIVVSEADAVRFACNAINIDRTILVNDISRELVAELQTKGFEVIQITLSEFLKAGGAAKCLVMRLGPQIER; from the coding sequence ATGAGCACGCGGCCCATCGAAATCACCTCTGCGCTTCCTCCTCTTGTTACCGCTCGCCGGACATACCTCATGTGCCCGCCGACACTCTATGACGTCGATTACGTCATCAATCCGTGGATGAGCGGCAACGTCCACTTGAGCTCACGAGAGCGCGCCATCGAGCAGTGGAACCATCTCTATCGTGAACTCACCGCGATCGCCGACGTTGAATTGATCCAGCCGCAGTCCGGATCGCCCGACATGGTCTTTACTGCCAATGCCGGCCTCGAACGCAACGGCACAGTCGTCCTCAGCGGCTTCTTTCATCCTGAGCGCCAGGCCGAAGAGCACCACTTCCGCTCCTGGTTTCAGTCATCCGGCTACAACGTTCTCGAGGTGCCGCGCGAGATCCCCTTTGAGGGCGAGGGGGACGCGCTGTTCTCCTCTGAGGGCACACGCCTCTGGGCCGCTCACGGCCCGCGTAGCGTAATGGCGAGCCATACTCATCTCGTGCGCGCCTGGGGAGTCGAAGTCATTGCGCTTCATCTCGTCGATCCGCGCTTTTATCACCTCGACACCTGCTTCGCGCCGCTCGAAGATGGCTTCGTCATGTACTATCCGCAGGCCTTCGACGCGCCCTCGCTTGTGAAGATCGAAGCCTTCTATCCGTCGGAGAAGCGCATCGTCGTCTCCGAGGCCGATGCGGTTCGCTTCGCATGCAACGCCATCAACATTGATCGCACAATCCTGGTCAACGACATCAGCAGGGAACTGGTCGCAGAGCTTCAGACTAAGGGCTTCGAGGTCATCCAGATAACACTCAGCGAGTTCCTCAAGGCAGGAGGCGCGGCGAAGTGCCTCGTCATGCGCCTGGGTCCACAAATAGAGCGCTGA
- the ku gene encoding non-homologous end joining protein Ku, with amino-acid sequence MARPYWSGHIQISLVSFGVKLYVATESKSEIRFHQVSRTTGERVRHQKVLASALEDNPGEAANPVEKDEIVKGYEYSKGQYVIIEPKELEELRVPSKHAIEVSQFVSLDELTPKYMEKPYFIVPEDDVQAEAFAVVRAALKKTKKAALGKIAFGGREHVFAVTADEDDKLGGMMGYTMRYQEELRDPAEYFREVKKAAVNADSLELAMELIKRKAAKFDPGRFKDGYEAAVKELVEAKIKHLPVPKDEVSAPRRAQVVNLMDALRKSVGGKEAEAAAPGKKKPAASVKAEGAKAETKKGISLVKSPTSKRRSA; translated from the coding sequence CCAAGAGCGAGATCCGCTTCCACCAGGTCAGCCGAACGACCGGTGAGCGTGTGCGTCACCAGAAGGTGCTGGCCTCGGCTCTTGAGGACAATCCAGGCGAAGCAGCAAACCCCGTGGAGAAGGACGAAATCGTCAAAGGCTACGAGTACAGCAAAGGCCAGTACGTGATCATCGAGCCCAAGGAGCTTGAAGAGCTTCGCGTGCCCTCGAAGCATGCCATTGAGGTATCGCAGTTTGTCTCCCTCGATGAGCTGACGCCGAAGTACATGGAGAAGCCTTACTTTATCGTGCCGGAGGATGATGTGCAGGCAGAGGCGTTCGCTGTCGTTCGCGCCGCACTGAAGAAGACAAAGAAGGCAGCGCTGGGCAAGATTGCCTTTGGCGGGCGAGAGCATGTCTTCGCCGTCACCGCCGACGAGGACGACAAGCTGGGCGGCATGATGGGTTATACGATGCGCTATCAGGAGGAGCTGCGCGATCCAGCCGAGTACTTCAGAGAGGTCAAGAAGGCGGCGGTGAACGCGGACTCGCTGGAGCTGGCGATGGAGTTAATCAAGCGCAAGGCGGCGAAGTTCGATCCGGGTAGGTTCAAGGACGGCTATGAGGCCGCGGTGAAGGAACTCGTAGAGGCGAAGATCAAGCATCTTCCTGTTCCGAAGGATGAGGTATCTGCTCCGCGCCGCGCCCAGGTAGTGAACCTGATGGATGCTCTGCGCAAGAGTGTCGGCGGCAAAGAGGCGGAGGCAGCAGCCCCAGGCAAGAAGAAGCCCGCAGCTTCGGTAAAGGCAGAGGGAGCGAAGGCCGAAACGAAGAAGGGCATCTCGCTGGTGAAGTCTCCGACGAGCAAACGGAGGTCCGCGTAA